A portion of the Naumovozyma castellii chromosome 2, complete genome genome contains these proteins:
- the MRX14 gene encoding mitochondrial 54S ribosomal protein bL34m (ancestral locus Anc_8.267): MSLFNRISSHLRPVTLGAGTRWFSMGTSSSLGLIRQGITGLGSPMGSNVLSQSPMMGSLLPFGILQRRWKSRGNTYQPSTLKRKRKFGFLAKARDSQKCKILKRRRLKGRWYLTH; encoded by the coding sequence ATGTCACTCTTTAATAGGATATCTTCACATTTAAGACCCGTCACACTGGGCGCCGGAACGAGATGGTTCTCCATGGGCACTTCCTCCTCGCTCGGACTCATACGACAGGGGATCACTGGACTCGGGTCCCCTATGGGAAGTAATGTGTTATCACAGTCCCCCATGATGGGATCGTTGCTCCCATTTGGAATATTGCAGAGGAGATGGAAGTCCAGAGGTAACACCTACCAACCAAGTACGttaaagaggaagaggaaattTGGTTTTCTGGCAAAGGCCAGAGACAGTCAGAAATGTaagattttgaagagaagaagattgaagGGAAGATGGTATTTGACTCATTGA
- the PDS1 gene encoding securin (ancestral locus Anc_8.265), with protein sequence MSLDTNEDKENKTTYESHVHSTKQSHLMPETPAHLLLKRSLSTVLKPNSVNATDELGNISPRRRQLLQLQNRLPLAKKDNNNSSFSSRKNGLNNIKKLKKYGSVLGMDALPRTKSLILKDVDDKPDDDEEDEDDNAFGLKLRNAMKQHENNSNEEENEGMSGLGIGLFHDNEDNSKSKLGGLQQLIRENTKERSTSKIRSPLKTIGQDTDSDREIEYAPIREEPLPFVPFGYTPFTPEDINKLKTFHSSYKLDSPVSTVEDADKLLALETIETSVDDEAEWEHEVRHHRRRPTRDSNDDSIDLVPLYNGEGLDEDDLQDLLADLH encoded by the coding sequence ATGTCGCTAGATACAAACGAGGACAAGGAGAACAAGACGACCTACGAGTCGCACGTGCATTCCACAAAGCAATCTCATCTCATGCCAGAGACACCTGCACATTTACTTCTAAAGAGGTCTCTGTCTACCGTATTGAAGCCAAACTCGGTGAATGCTACTGATGAGCTGGGAAATATCTCTCCCAGGAGGAGACAATTGCTACAATTGCAGAATAGACTACCTTTGGCTaagaaagataataataatagtagtTTCTCATCCAGAAAGAATGGGCTGAATAACATcaagaagttgaagaaatatggGTCTGTGTTGGGCATGGACGCTCTACCCAGAACGAAGAGTCTGATACTGAAAGATGTAGACGATAAGCctgacgatgatgaagaggatgaagatgataatgcGTTTGGCTTAAAATTACGCAATGCCATGAAGCAACACGAAAATAATTCgaatgaagaagagaatgaaGGTATGTCGGGGTTAGGGATAGGATTATTCCATGACAATGAAGACAATAGCAAGAGCAAACTAGGCGGACTACAACAACTCATAAGGGAAAACACTAAGGAAAGATCCACGAGCAAGATAAGGAGCCCCCTGAAAACCATTGGACAAGATACAGATAGCGATAGGGAGATAGAGTACGCACCGATACGGGAAGAACCGTTGCCCTTTGTTCCCTTTGGATACACACCCTTCACGCCGGAGGATATCAACAAACTGAAAACTTTCCATTCGTCATACAAATTAGACAGCCCAGTCTCCACAGTAGAGGATGCAGACAAGCTCCTTGCCCTGGAGACGATAGAGACCAGCGTAGACGACGAAGCAGAGTGGGAGCATGAAGTAAGACACCACCGTCGTCGCCCCACTCGGGACAGCAACGATGACTCAATCGACCTGGTGCCCCTGTACAACGGCGAGGGTCTGGACGAGGACGACCTGCAGGACCTCTTGGCAGATCTCCATTAG